A genomic window from Populus alba chromosome 19, ASM523922v2, whole genome shotgun sequence includes:
- the LOC118055682 gene encoding protein SOMBRERO encodes MSLANIAVGFRFNPTEAELACHYLYNKVMGLPLSCPCIVQDYDLYGHEEPWQIWENFGEYNNTSSDDEDDDEVEAGPSPQNDLFFFTNLRKINPGMKSSKFDRGVGSHGGRWHGDDVHSFHSKGITWNRRRYCYKNPNIGTPDASWIMLEYSLDDSLMQNVPHYTVLCRIRKKSNKYCSRKRKSSQSSSQPEPKRQSKKLNSKLRTPPIEETIHVTAHRPHVHVPVPWCEYL; translated from the coding sequence ATGTCTCTTGCTAATATTGCTGTAGGGTTCCGATTTAACCCTACAGAAGCTGAACTTGCTTGCCATTATCTTTACAACAAAGTCATGGGTCTTCCTCTATCTTGCCCTTGCATTGTTCAAGATTATGATCTATATGGTCATGAGGAGCCTTGGCAAATATGGGAAAATTTTGGAGAGTACAATAATACCAGTAGTGATGACGAGGATGACGATGAAGTCGAGGCTGGTCCGTCTCCTCAGaatgatcttttctttttcacaaatTTGAGAAAGATAAACCCTGGTATGAAATCCTCCAAATTTGATCGTGGTGTTGGGTCCCATGGGGGCCGTTGGCATGGCGACGATGTTCATTCATTCCATTCCAAAGGAATTACCTGGAATCGAAGGAGATATTGTTACAAGAACCCCAATATAGGCACTCCTGATGCTTCCTGGATTATGTTGGAGTATTCCCTTGATGATTCTCTGATGCAGAATGTTCCTCATTATACCGTGCTCTGTCGAATTCGGAAAAAGAGTAACAAGTATTGCAGTAGAAAGAGGAAATCAAGCCAATCTAGTTCTCAGCCTGAGCCTAAACGCCAGTCGAAGAAATTGAACTCGAAATTGAGGACACCTCCGATTGAAGAAACTATTCATGTGACAGCACACCGACCTCACGTTCATGTTCCTGTGCCTTGGTGTGAATATCTCTGA